The following DNA comes from Nicotiana sylvestris chromosome 10, ASM39365v2, whole genome shotgun sequence.
GCAAATATCTATGATTTATTTGGACCACAAAtatcaaaagtttttttttcctcTTAAATTCCATATCAAATCAGATCATGCCGCCATATTGTGTACGGGTAAAATCGGGGGTAATGCTTGCCCCAATTCTCCGGTGAAAGAATGAAGGGAAAGCACGGATCCGCGAGGTTATAATCTAGGCCAAAAACACCGGGCATGGTAAAGCAATGGACGATATATACGATATCGGGCATGGTCAAGCAACACACCCCGTACTGAGTATAACTTCTAGACCCCGGGAGACGCGGTGGACGGTTATGcatgatagataaggagccataATACTCGCCCTCAACCGGATATTACGACGCGAATCTCGTGCAGTATCGATTATGGATCAACAATTACCGAAaaaaagatttttaccttttttagacttATATTAGGACTGAAATTCTCTTGCTATATAAAGGGGAAATCTTTCATTAGTCTAACACATTGTAACACACAATTTAAAGCAATAAAAGTTTCATTTTGTCTTCTAACTACTGTTAAAGGCACTACTCACTTGTTCTTTTCTCCATTCGTAATCGAGCTTGATTTGAGGGTCCAATCGAGGGCGTGTCCTACTGTTCAATCCAAGATCAGACTTGGTCATTGTATTGCAATAGGTTTGATCGTTTATTTTGTCTTTAATCCATTTATCTGTTATTCTTAATTATTCGTATTGAATTAAATTACGTATCCTTTAAATCGCGTACAAATTTAATCGTTACTTATTTTGGGTAAATACATATAAATTGGGACGGAGAGAATAATAGATCTTGACCCATCTCCTACTTATTGCGATAAGTAATAAATATAATAATCCATAAGTGGATCACAAACCTAACTTATATATCAACTTTGTACTCTGTGTCCATCACATAGCAATAGAGTATATGGGCCTTTTGTCTCCAAGTTTAGGCCCAAAAACtataaaaatagcacggtataaccAGCTTTTgaattggtcattcaaaaatagctagcgtttacgaagtcaatgaaaaatagccactattttgctgcaacagatactgctccagcataatatactggagttcggtacacctgtgtatgaactccagcatattatgctggaccgatatactttgctgactccagtatattatactggacaattatacttgctggaactctagtatattatgctggagttctagtgtacttatgctggagttccagcatacttatcctggaactccagtataatatgctggagttcaaacatacttatgctgaaactctagtataatatattgacgtattttccgggttttgatcattgttttcgctcagatttatctttacatgaaaagtggctaaattttgattacttttaaaattgggttatttttgaacgaccagttgtaaatctggctattttgaatttctcccccaAAAACTTTCTGTTCCTCCCACATCGTTAAGGCCCAAACTTATGATCCATCCACTAAACAAACTGGACCCCTTGCTTTAGATGGGCTGTATATGGGCTCATGGCCAATGTTGCCAGCATATCATGAAAATCTTTGAAAACAATTAAAGGGAGAAgcaatttgaattttttttattcaaacttTCAGTTGATTCTCACCTTATACGTTCTTTAAAACACCTGACAAGAGAAGATGCTGATGTTAATTGAAATAAACACTTGGTTTTCGTCAACGGGAACAAAAAATTACGAATATAATCAATACAATACACACTAATTGCTAACCTATATTTATTCTCAGATAGCATTACCATGTTATATTTCATACTAGGTAAAGGTTATTTACTGTTTTGTGTTAAATAACAAATTCTATGCAATTAAAAGTCaactaacaaaaaaaaaaacatagtttcaaattgtttttgtttttcacTATTTGATCACTTATCACCCATCGGTTCTTTCTTATGGTATGAGAACCAAACTTAGGTGAGACCGTTTGACCAATCAATTTCTTTCTTCGTGTTCTATTGCATTTGGATTATGTGTGTTATTGGTTTGATTCgatcggttattttataaaatttatatcatattaatttttggttattttattttgtataactaaaATTAAACTTTTTGAAACCGTCTCAATCATCTTGGTTTCTCTTCGTATCTATACGGTTCAATTAATTTGttggtatttttttaattatCATGTAAGAATCACATGAACATAAAAGTTGTGCGGAATAGGGATTCGTCTCACTATTTTATGGTAGCTTAAAACAAATTGAGCAAAGacaaaagaaattataaattACATGAGTGGAAAGGTACTAATCAAGTTGGGACTCTAGAATAGAGTTTTATTAGAAAATTATTATCCAACAAGAGAAATGTTATATCATTCGAAATGAAAAAATCAATAGACTTGCTACTCAAGATATTGGAACTTATTTAGCTTCAATTGAAGTATAAATTTAGAAGTTTGGACTTTGGGTATTAATTACTTGGTAGCTTGTAGTTGTCTTCATAATCCCAAGCTCAAGGAAAAAAAATTAATGCTTTGTTAGTATTTAACTTAACATATATGGTTCAGTatttttttggattatttttataaaattttaaGCGTACTATGTTGTTAGGTACGGTTATAAAACCTacaattttattaaaaaattaataattaGTAGATTTGGAAAGATCCATTGAGCCCTATTTTGGAcatctctcaactcacctcaTACAGCTGCTCTGGGCTCTCTGTCAATttgataaaaagaagaaaaaaaaaactattctTTCACACCCCCTCTTTGCTTTCAGCTAATTTTGTCCCTTTTTCACGGCtaggtttttttttattttttatttgtagTCCAAGTTGCGAAAGTTGTAATCGTTAACTAGCAAGAGATTCAAATTCTTCCCGTTGTCAGAgtttattcttttctttcttctttttattttattttttatatagtcGCGAAAATAGGCTTTGATTACTCAAGCGGATCACTATTCTTTTCATTTGGAATATTCTGGGCTTTGGAAATCCATGTACAGCCAGGCCTTTGAGGCCCAACTTTAAATAGCCCAATCCCAAACCATTCAAacaagtaaaaatagcacggactaaccagttttcggaccgacgattcaaaaatagccaacatTTACAAattcattgaaaaatagtcactattttgctgcaacacgaaaagttctagcataatatactggagatcggtgcgcctgtgtatgaacttccagtatattatgctggaactccaacacccggaaagttccagcataatatactggagattggagcacctgtatatgaacttccagtattcttatgctggaactccaatatattatgctggagtttcagtatattatactggagtattttccggattttgaacagtgttttcgttcagatttatctttacatgaaaaatgattaaatttcgattacttttgaaactgtggctatttttaaaGGACCACTTATAGATccgactatttttgaatttttccctTCAAACAAAGGATCCGAAAGAATTGCTTGATTTACCCTGTGTCAAACTGTAAAGTTATCTTGGAGCAACAGTAAAGTTGTCTTTGTATGACCTATAAATTATGATTTCGAGCCGTTAAAGCAATTAATAATACTTGCATTAGGATAAGCTGTCTACGTTACATCTTTTAACTTTGGACTCCTCTTGTGCAaacaaaaatagcatatatacATGAGATTATTATGGTTAAGAAGCAATTCTAATTATAAAACGCGTTTGTACTCTGCATCCTCTAActtgaaaaaagtaaaaatagaaaaaagccCAAAGTCAAAGGCTGCTTCTCCTTTTAGTTTTGTTATCGTTAGCTCTTTTGCCAATAGGCAATAGCCAAAtatagtaaaaatagcacgatatATCTAGTTtttggattggtcattcaaaaatagctagcttTTACAAAGTTAATGAAAAATatccactattttgctgcaacagagaccagtccagcataatatactggagttcggtgcacctgtgtatgaacttcagcatattatactggaccagtatactttgctgactcaagtataatatactggagactggagcaccggtgctccagactccagtatattatactggacaattatacttgctggaactccatcatattatgctggagttccagcatacttatcctgaaactccagtataatatgctggagttcaagcatatttatgctggaactccagtgtaatatactggcgtatttttcgggttttgaacagtgttttcgctcagatttatctttacataaaaagtggctaaatttcgattacttttaaaattgagctatttttgaacaaccagttgtaaatctggctattttttgaatttctcccccaAATATAAGGGATTCCATCTCACAGGTCACCGGGAAACAAAAAGGGGAAAAATAAAAAGAGCTGAAAATGAAATCCATCCACTTCTCCAGTTTTCCCAATCAGGTAATCCAAAAAGAACCCTAACCCTAAATTTATTAATTAGGCAACCAAATAAACCCAATTAGCAAACCCGCAGCGTGCACAAGCTTTAGTAACTCAGGTAATAACTTTTTTTTCCGGACAATTTTGCCCTTAGCAATTAGCATGCTATATTTGCTTAATTAACATAACCTACTTAACTAACCAAATGCTACTTAGTAATTATCTACACTTAAACCTCAGTCTCCTAATAATACATTCAAGTCCTAATTACCTACAAGTGGGTCTATTGATTGAAACcaaccaaccccccccccccaaaaaaaaaaaaaaaagagagaagaagaagcaaataaCAATGCAATGTGActtctctattttcttcattATAGGTTGTAACTATATATTTATCACACATGTATTCATACACATAGACACACACATATATAAGGGATTGAAAAGAATATGGCGTTGAAACAAGAAGCTCAAACCATATAATTTCAGGAAATAATCAAATATTGATTCTCAATTTATCcttataaaatattaaatatgtAATATTACACATCACTCATTTGATATCCCGATTTAATTTTTGTCAAAGTATCATTGATTTAATAATAAAGCCAATGTGTAAACTCTAAAATCAGATCATAATTTTTAGATGGTGTTGAATTATATAGTGTTCCACGTCAATTAGGAAAAAGAAAATTACATAAAAATATTTCGAGTTTAATATACTATAAAATTGCTATAATGGCATATGAAATACAATAGGATATAAAAATTGTTTCTACTAATTAGTGTGTGACAGTACGTTCCTAATTTTGTTTGACCAAAAgaaaaaacaccaaaaaataacaaaattagcggcttttcttttcttttcttttcctctccCTCTTGCTCTCTGTATTGAAATTTTTATTATATCCATCTCCATATAATATCACCAAAAAACACCAGCTAAGACGATATAACAAATAACAACACTAATATataaactctctctctctttttttctcattgCTCCTCTCACATATTGTGTATCAGAAAGCAGATAATTTTCTCCATATTATAATCTTCAATTAActagcaaaaaaaataaaaataaatcacagCCATAGCCCATAGCCCATAGCTTTATTTTCCATTTTagcttcttcttctcttcttttcataTTATACGTTTGAATAAGGAATTGAATTTCATATTCATATTCATCTCACTCTATACACACACCAAAAACACACAGTTTTGTTAAAAGGAActgtttctttcttcttcctttggAAGAATTTTTCACAATATAAATAGCAACCGCCATTAACGGACTCGTTTGAAGATCTCTTCTTTCTCTGTAAATATTCTCAACCTTTTACTTACGTCATTGTTTATGCTTTTCCTAATTTTCAAGTAATGTAATTTAGTAAAAGAAGAATTTTTGtgttattattttaattattttgtttATTGTAGGATTTTGATGAGAATTTGGAGGTGATCTGTGGTAAGAGTTAAAGATTGTTAGttgataattgttgtttgttaGATCTGTAATTGTGTATGATTAATGAAGTGAGtattatgtgatttgtttgttcaGGATTTTTGTATTATTTGTTAATTGGAGGGTTAAATTTACAAAATGGTGAAGAGATATGACTTAGAGATGATGACGTATACATGAGTTCTCAACTCAAACGCCCCATTGTTGTTTCTTCCCCTGCTGAACCGTAAGTCttataaataaattatcatagtTTTGAACTTTTATTATACTGCAAAATTACTATGTATTTTGTCCTAATTCTGAGATTATTAGGTAATATTTCCAAAATTTTAACGTATAATTTGGTGACCTTCAACTTACGTGCAGAAGCTTTATACAATTGGTAGGGGCAGTAATTTGTTTTGCTAAAGTGATAAGCTTTTTTGTTTTTTACTAAATTTTATCCCCTATTTGAGCTGAACAGAGAGTAGTAGTATTAGTTTAGTTGCATCACAATAAGTCTCCaaattttgtttttcctttttataaTATTTGCACGAAatgtttttttctccttttttttcctttctggTATTGACATTCAGTATTGATACTGTGACTTAATGTGGGCTCATGATAGATGTTGATTTCCCTGTAGAAAGATGTGTGCTTTTTATTTCATGTCTTATTACATTTGACACTGCAGTTCTGGGCAATCCCCAATGATGGGTGGAAGCAGTGCGAATAAGCTAACAACAAACGATGCCCTTTCCTATCTAAAGGCAGTGAAGGAAATCTTTCAGGACAGAAGGGACAAATATGATGAGTTTCTTGAAGTCATGAAAGATTTCAAGGCTCAAAGGTAGAATCTTGATAGGTTAAATGCCATTGATTTAGCAAAATATTTGGTGCTTGATTAGTTTTTTTATCCTTTTCCTTGGGACTGTTTGTTTGCAGAATTGACACTTCTGGTGTCATAGCGAGGGTGAAGGAATTATTCAAAGGGCATCGAAGCCTAATTATGGGGTTCAATACATTTTTGCCCAAGGGATATGAGATCACCAATCCTGAGGACGAACCTCCAGTGAAAAAGCCAGTTGAATTTGAAGAAGCAATCAGTTTTGTAAACAAGATAAAGGTGAAGCATCACACCACTAGTGAATGctgcttttcaaattaaaattgcTCCTCATTTGATTAACATTCTGCTTTGCAGACTAGATTTCAAGGTGATGATTTCGTATATAAATCATTTCTTGATATTTTAAATATgtatagaaaggaaaacaagtcCATTGCAGAAGTTTATAATGAGGTATGTTACTCGCCTTTGCTTGACAGCTTCTTTGCATTTGAGTCAAAACGGAAAGCATGAATGTTTTCTAATCTCATAATGAGATTTTATCTCTTTCAAATGTCACCACTGAGATCTTACACATTTTGAGGCGATTTTATGTTCTTGCAGGTCTCCTACCTTTTCCGTGGCCATCCTGATTTGCTTGAAGAGTTCACCCATTTTTTACCTGATGCCATGGCTGCAGCCCGAGCTCGTCAGGCTCAAGCTCATAGGGCCCCTATCCTGCGTTATGATGCGAAAAGCTCTTCGATGACCACGGCAAGGCACATGCACGTCGAGAAGGTAGTTTCGTGATGGTGATTTTCTAGAGTCCGTTGTCGTTGAATTTTGGCTGATAAATCAGGGTATTTTTATCTTTTGGCTGGTTTAGAAGGCTACTTCACATGTCGATCGGCCTGATCCAGAATACGAAGAAACAACGATGAAAACTGAAAGGGATAGAAGGGATCCACAATATGAGGATAGAGAGCTGGACAGAAAATCTGTTCATAGAGATACTGCTGTTGACCAGTTTGAACACAGTAAGTTTGCCGATTGATGTAATTTGCTTGTTCCGACCTTGAAAAGTAATTACCTAATATAGAAATTATTACTTGCAAGGTAAGTATTGATATTAAGAAAATTATGATTGAGACTTGCACCTTGTTGTATGGTATATAACAATTTGGCCATCTGAATTTTGCTGCCTGTATGTTTCATTTCCTGTAAACATACTCTAAGTTTCATTTTATTAGCTCCATCAGATTTTTTAGTTGAATGGCTAGTAATCTACTTATGTTGGAGCAGGTATGCAGGACCATGGTTTTGCTTACTGTGAGCGGGTTAAGGAAAGATTACAGGATATCGGAGATCGAAATCAGTTTTTTAAGTGCCTTCATATCTATAGCAAGGAAATAGTTACAAGACCACAATTACAATCCCTGGTATCCTTCTTCAtgctttgaattttttttttcattgagCTTGGTTAAATTTTTAAATTTGCTTGTCCAGGTGAAGGTTATCAATACCCTTGAACTAattaatactccctccggtctACAATAAGTGACCATTTTACCTTTGGCACACCCATTAAGGAAATACGAATTCCTAGAGAAAAAAAGATGCATCACTAAATTAGCCTTAATTAATTGCTACCTTGACACATTGGAATATGTAAATAAGGgcaaattttggaaaaataaaattaattccttcttgattatgtaaatggacacttattttggaccaaaataaaaaggtaaaatggtcacttattgtggactgGAGGGAGTATCATTTTATAATAGAAATATGAAACCAATAAGGCAATGACCTATATATCTGCTATATTCCTTCTTTTGTTTTAGGGAAGTAGTATACAGCTTTGTCTGTAGTGAGAAATCTTGTGTATGCATCCCAATGTTCATATATCTTCACATACATCTGACGTTATAGACAGTAATGGCGTTGATTATCAGTTGCATAAATAcaccaccccacccccacccccacccctttttccaaaaagaaaaatgatgaaaGTTCACAGAAGTATAATCTATCGCTTATAAACACACTGATGAATCTTTTCTTAATGAGGATGTGGTTCCACCAGCATGTCTTTCTGTGTCTGGCTTGACTTTATGCTTGCAAGGCGTAGTCTCAATGTTAGTTGTCAATTACATGATTCAGTTTCTTATCTATAATGCTTCTATAGTATCAGTGAAATCAGTAATTTGGAGTAAAAATTTGTTTGCCTTAGGTTAGCAGCTTACTCGTGAAACATCCAGATCTCATGGACGGATTTGATGAATTTATTTCTCACTGCGACAGGACAGGTAATAAGCTAATGATTCCTGCTTACTTTTCTGTTACACTTGCATTGCTTTGCTACTGCTACTTGAGTTTCATTTTCCAGATCTTAATAAAgattttattctatttggagtTTTTCTGCAGATGGTTATCTTGCTGCTATTCTGAGCAAAACACGTAAGAATGATGTTAGCTGTAGTCTTGAAGATGTAGTCTTATTTCTTTTTTAGCAATATGACAATGACTATAATGAAATTGCGGCACCTGTATGTCCACTAGATCTCTGACTTATCTCAATCCATTTCAGGATCCTCATGGAACGATGAACACATTCCCAAGTTGGATAAAGTAGAAGACAGGGACAAAGACCGAGATTGTGAGTGGGAAGACAGGAATAGAGTCCGCGAAACAAGAGAAAGAGATAGACCTGATAGAAGCGTCGCCTATGGAAGTAAAGATATACAAGGGCAGAAGATGTCTTTGTACCCAAGCAAGGATAAATACGCAGCAAAACCTATACATGAACTTGATCTCTCCAACTGTGAAAGTTGCTCACCGAGTTATCGGCTTCTTCCAAAGAATGTACAGATCTATTGTTTAAAGTAACTCTATTTGCTTCCTAAGATACATGTATTGGTGTCTTATAAATCTTTTGCACCGATTGGTGCAACACTTTTCTTGCTACAGTATCCAATTCCATTAGCGAGTCAGCGAACCGAGATTGGTGCTGATGTACTAAATGATCTCTGGGTATCGGTGACATCAGGAAGTGAGGATTACTCTTTTAAACATATGCGCAAAAACCAGTATGAAGAAAGCTTGTTCCGATGTGAAGATGACAGGTTGGAAGTTGTCTTGATGCATGTGGTCTTAAAGTCTTAACTTTCATTTTACCTAGAATGTGAAGTGATCTCATATCCTCTGACCAGTTCTTGTAAAGTTTCCTTAATACTCCTTTGCAATTGGTGATGCTTCCATAATAATAGGTTTGAGCTGGATATGCTTTTAGAGTCTGTCAATGCAACAACAAAACGTGTTGAAGAATTGCTTAACAAGATCAATGATAATACTATTGCCAGTGATAGTCATATCCGTATTGAAGAACATTTTACTGGTAAGAGGCTGATAACTGATGCTGATATTGCTATTGGATTGTTGTAATCATAATTTCTTAtgcttttttttttggtataGCTCTGAATCTAAGGTGCATTGAACGTCTCTACGGTGACCACGGGCTTGATGTTATGGATGTGTTAAGGAAGAATGCACCACTTGCCCTTCCAGTTATACTCACTCGCTTGAAGCAGAAACAAGAGGAGTGGGCAAGGTGTCGTTCTGATTTTAATAAAGTTTGGGCTGAAATTTACGCTAAGAACTATCACAAATCACTGGATCATCGTAGCTTTTATTTCAAGCAGCAGGACACGAAAAGCTTGAGCACAAAAGGTAATGTAAGATGACATTTTCTGATTTAGAACTAGTTCATTCTAATAACTTTATACTTTCACCATATTGTGTTTCGGAAGTTATTCTATAATTTATGAATTCTAGAATTCTCTTCTAGAAGGAAACAGTTTTTTGTCCTTGTAGCCTGGGCTGTCTGAAGCAAGAGCTTACAATTTAAAAATTGGCTCTTGTAGAACCAGAACAATGTTCTTAGAAGTTGAAATGAGTTTTTAGAAAGGAGCTCAAGATTTATGGCTCTCACAATATTTGTCAAGAGGTCAGAATCCGTGTGGAGTTCTACTTTCTAACAACTAGAAGACCCAACAAGCAGAAAAATTGATGAAGCAGAAATTCCATTTTTGCTTTCACCTAACTGTAGTTGTTACTTGCTCTCCGAAGTCTTATCGAGCTTTAAGAATAATCTAATGCTTGCCCTGCTGGAGAATTTGTTCCATCAATGCCTGCCCGACCAAAAGTAAACATATTTGAGCCTACTGTTTAGCTTTATAATAATGTTGAAGTTTATGTTTACCGTATAAAATAGGACAACATGCATTGATCACAAGCCTTTTTTGAGACTATTCCAGATGATATAAGGACTATTACTACTTATAGGTATTCTTGTCTTGAATTATTTACTTATCTTATCAAAAAAAGGTATTCTTGTCTTGAATTATTTACTTATCAAAAAAAGGAATTCTTGTCTTGAATTACCCTCTATATAGGTGACAAGAGTATCGACGTGAAGGATCTAGTCTGAGACTCGAAGCTACTAGGAAATTTTAAACTAGAAGTAACATTCTCAACTTACAATTAAAAAACCTCTCCCCTTCCTCGAAAGATTAGAAACAAACCGTATCTGCTCTTTTGAACTTGATTTGGCAAAATTGGTGTGCCTAAGCTAGCTGTTGTTTGTGAATGAAGTAGCATGTAGCTGTCTAAGCTCACAGCAATTCGTGCAAGTGGCCTAATGTTCTTTACTTGGAAAGGTTCCATCACAACGGTAATAAATGCCAAAAGGAGGTGTAAGAGATTTGACCATCTATATGTTGTTGTGCCATCTCAAATGGATTACCCTTGGTAGTCATTTTTGATAGATGTAAATTCATTTGCTTGTGGATGGGCATGACAATGCTTTCACATAATTCAGCAGTAGGTTTTATTCAACAAGTGCCTTTATTTTCTTGCAGACAGAGGAGGAAGTTTGTTGTACATCCACAATAGTACTACTTTCTTGAGTTGATTATAGAATTTTCAATCATCTGTTTTTGTCCCAGCACTAGAAGCACACCTTGAATTGTAATGTAGAGAAAGATCTTTTGAGAGATCATAGTGCATTATATGAAATATTGTTCAAAGTCTTTCCAATTTTCACCAATTCCGACCTACCTTTATTTATGGGATATTTGAAGGAGAGCTTTGTTACTTTTTCTATAAAATTCTCTCTATCTCGAAAAATTAGTTTTTCCTTGCTACAAGTAGATGTTTATCAAGGAGCTGATGTTTTCATCCCCACAGCACTGCTGGCTGAGATCAAAGAAATCAGTGAAAATAAGTGCAAAGAAGATGATGTGCTTCTCTCTGTTGCTGCTGGAAATGGGCAACCAATTATCCCTCACCTGGAGTTCGAGTATCCTGATTCTGACATCCATGAAGACCTTTATCAAATCATTAAGTATTCATGTAGTGAAGTTTGTACAAGAGAACAGTTGGATAAAGTCATGAAGATTTGGACCACCTTCCTGGAACCAATATTTGGTGTTCCTCGTCAACCTCAGGGTGCAGGGGATGGTGGAGATGTTGAAAAGGCTAAAAATCAAAATGCTATAGGTAACACAGCAATTGATGGGGAAAGGGCTGGTAGCCCTGCTAGTGACTCAGGCATGAATTGCAGACAAAGCAGTTCCAGGAATGGAGATGAAGAGCCTCCACCTCAGCATTCAATTTCTTCCAGAGTTCGGATTGCAAATGGTGAAAATGGGTTTAAGGATGATAAATCTCCTGATGCAACTGGTGTGACACTGAAAATTGTCACTTCAAGGACCCTCCTTCAGCATGGAAAGGCAGCCGCTGATCCCAAAATGGCGGATGCAGCATCTGGTCTCAGCAGAGAGTCTTTTGGTGCTG
Coding sequences within:
- the LOC104217172 gene encoding paired amphipathic helix protein Sin3-like 3 isoform X3, giving the protein MMGGSSANKLTTNDALSYLKAVKEIFQDRRDKYDEFLEVMKDFKAQRIDTSGVIARVKELFKGHRSLIMGFNTFLPKGYEITNPEDEPPVKKPVEFEEAISFVNKIKTRFQGDDFVYKSFLDILNMYRKENKSIAEVYNEVSYLFRGHPDLLEEFTHFLPDAMAAARARQAQAHRAPILRYDAKSSSMTTARHMHVEKKATSHVDRPDPEYEETTMKTERDRRDPQYEDRELDRKSVHRDTAVDQFEHSMQDHGFAYCERVKERLQDIGDRNQFFKCLHIYSKEIVTRPQLQSLVSSLLVKHPDLMDGFDEFISHCDRTDGYLAAILSKTRSSWNDEHIPKLDKVEDRDKDRDCEWEDRNRVRETRERDRPDRSVAYGSKDIQGQKMSLYPSKDKYAAKPIHELDLSNCESCSPSYRLLPKNYPIPLASQRTEIGADVLNDLWVSVTSGSEDYSFKHMRKNQYEESLFRCEDDRFELDMLLESVNATTKRVEELLNKINDNTIASDSHIRIEEHFTALNLRCIERLYGDHGLDVMDVLRKNAPLALPVILTRLKQKQEEWARCRSDFNKVWAEIYAKNYHKSLDHRSFYFKQQDTKSLSTKALLAEIKEISENKCKEDDVLLSVAAGNGQPIIPHLEFEYPDSDIHEDLYQIIKYSCSEVCTREQLDKVMKIWTTFLEPIFGVPRQPQGAGDGGDVEKAKNQNAIGNTAIDGERAGSPASDSGMNCRQSSSRNGDEEPPPQHSISSRVRIANGENGFKDDKSPDATGVTLKIVTSRTLLQHGKAAADPKMADAASGLSRESFGADQLVLSNSTVVEESHGRVFRETASGHGAGTSRPSSSSIKCELEIKSSNESKDGGLVDPKAEGVKVEKCLEESIGKCKLEREEGELTPNGDFEDNFTPSNEGGPNVSHSLKGSSSSKLYQSGHREVVRGGERGCENDADDEGEASAHGTSEDSENASENCDVSGSESANGEGSHEEEREDGDNDENDNKAESEGEVEGTADVHDAEGDGSVMPFSERLQHTSRPLTKQVPSIFHDREKESRIFYGNDSFYVLFRLHQTLYERLQKAKSHSSSSEHRWRVSNAINPTESYARFMSALYNLLDGSSDNAKFEDDCRAIIGAQSYLLFTLDKLIYKIVKQLQTIATDELESKLLQLYAYETSRKSSTFSDVVYHENVRVLLHEESIYRIACSSTPTRLSIQLMDYVHDKPEMSAVSMDPNFAAYLSNELLSVIPQKKENPGVFLTRNKRKYGFGDETFPGAVMEGVQIINGLECKIACSSSKVSYVLDTEDFLIRSRKRRRTLKDKFSSNGHSKSLNGSSKVQRFRRLLFS